In Corallococcus macrosporus, the following are encoded in one genomic region:
- a CDS encoding WGR domain-containing protein, with protein MRRFEFVDGNSSKFWMPEVQGATFIVTYGRIGTAGQRKEKVFPDEDAALKEYNKKVAEKVREGYAEVGAEAGAAPAAPPPKAAAAPPPALVLPRRVAPASPGPEAVTAAAAALTLLQSRLKGPSWRVTRLARKARQALRALGGVDPAAHPALAAPFAALMAHVVGPKAEGRLPVRHALGLLSQVDVAAFQRAAEMWKAAPAGSVPPGVAAARTLSDPELALRVTALLSERPDLRDGSEDAWTKRWTTLKPHVEAHLSGAGQSLSAFVSSVDAGGDAHLSKRLARLGA; from the coding sequence ATGCGCAGGTTCGAGTTCGTCGACGGCAACAGCTCCAAGTTCTGGATGCCCGAGGTGCAGGGCGCCACGTTCATCGTCACCTACGGCCGCATCGGCACCGCGGGGCAGCGCAAGGAGAAGGTCTTCCCGGACGAAGACGCCGCCCTGAAGGAGTACAACAAGAAGGTCGCGGAGAAGGTGCGCGAGGGCTACGCCGAAGTGGGCGCCGAGGCTGGCGCCGCCCCCGCCGCCCCGCCCCCGAAGGCCGCCGCCGCCCCGCCCCCCGCGCTGGTGCTGCCGCGCCGCGTGGCCCCCGCCTCACCCGGCCCGGAGGCCGTGACCGCCGCCGCCGCCGCGCTCACGCTGCTCCAGTCCCGCCTCAAGGGCCCCAGTTGGCGGGTGACGCGGCTGGCGCGCAAGGCCCGTCAGGCGCTCCGGGCGCTGGGCGGCGTGGACCCCGCGGCGCACCCGGCCCTGGCCGCGCCCTTCGCCGCGCTGATGGCGCACGTGGTGGGGCCCAAGGCGGAGGGCCGGCTGCCGGTGCGCCACGCGCTGGGGCTCCTGTCCCAGGTGGACGTGGCGGCCTTCCAGCGCGCGGCGGAGATGTGGAAGGCGGCGCCCGCGGGCTCGGTGCCGCCGGGCGTGGCCGCGGCGCGGACGCTCAGCGACCCGGAGCTGGCGCTGCGCGTGACGGCGCTGCTCTCCGAGCGCCCCGACCTGCGCGACGGCTCCGAGGACGCGTGGACGAAGCGCTGGACGACGCTCAAGCCGCACGTGGAGGCCCACCTGTCCGGCGCGGGCCAGTCGCTGTCCGCCTTCGTGTCCAGCGTGGACGCGGGCGGCGACGCGCACCTGTCCAAGCGGCTCGCCCGGCTGGGAGCGTGA
- a CDS encoding substrate-binding domain-containing protein has protein sequence MKPRILLLIGMLAAALGVFYLLAAPEAPRALTSEPESVSAPLPSRRRVTDITFLYSTEKRAWVEAALADFQRTHPHVRVTLVGRGSLEAAQAILEGREKPTVWSPADSAELRMLAADWATEPSHGPLFATQGEAVPHPLVITPLVFVGWQDRMDVLRKAGGGAALSWKTLQRAVASDRGWPAVGGPPEWGFVKLGHTDPTKSNSGLQALLSATLEYLGRRASVKEADLLDPGYQAWLQGLERGVTRFEPSTGTFMTDLVRYGPSRYDLALVYESLAIAQLDHAQGRWGQLRVDYPPVTLWSDHPAAVLQADWVTPEQREAALEWVAFLRSPAVQARALAFGFRPADPTVPLKTPDADNPFTRLAAQGIRVDVPPAADVPDASVLRTLLELWTRMGVGR, from the coding sequence ATGAAGCCCCGGATCCTCCTCCTCATTGGGATGCTGGCCGCGGCGCTGGGGGTGTTCTACCTGCTGGCGGCCCCGGAGGCGCCCCGCGCGCTGACGTCGGAGCCCGAGTCCGTCTCCGCGCCGCTGCCGTCGCGCCGGCGGGTGACGGACATCACGTTCCTCTACAGCACGGAGAAGCGCGCGTGGGTGGAGGCGGCGCTCGCGGACTTCCAGCGCACGCACCCGCACGTGCGGGTGACGCTGGTGGGGCGGGGCTCGCTGGAGGCGGCGCAGGCCATCCTGGAGGGGCGGGAGAAGCCCACGGTGTGGAGCCCGGCGGACAGCGCGGAGCTGCGCATGCTCGCGGCGGACTGGGCGACGGAGCCCTCGCACGGGCCGCTGTTCGCCACGCAGGGTGAGGCCGTGCCGCATCCGCTGGTCATCACCCCGCTGGTCTTCGTGGGCTGGCAGGACCGGATGGACGTGCTGCGCAAGGCGGGCGGCGGCGCGGCCCTGTCGTGGAAGACGCTCCAGCGCGCGGTGGCGAGCGACCGGGGCTGGCCCGCGGTGGGCGGCCCGCCGGAGTGGGGCTTCGTGAAGCTGGGCCACACGGACCCCACGAAGTCCAACTCGGGCCTGCAGGCGCTCCTGTCCGCGACGCTGGAGTACCTGGGCCGGCGCGCGAGCGTGAAGGAGGCGGACCTGCTGGACCCGGGCTATCAGGCGTGGCTCCAGGGGCTGGAGCGGGGCGTGACGCGCTTCGAGCCGTCCACGGGCACGTTCATGACGGACCTGGTGCGCTACGGGCCGTCCCGCTACGACCTGGCGCTCGTGTACGAGAGCCTGGCCATCGCGCAGCTGGACCACGCGCAGGGGCGCTGGGGGCAGCTGCGGGTGGACTATCCGCCGGTGACGCTGTGGAGCGACCACCCGGCGGCGGTGCTCCAGGCGGACTGGGTCACACCTGAGCAGCGCGAGGCAGCGCTGGAGTGGGTGGCCTTCCTGCGCAGCCCGGCGGTGCAGGCCCGGGCGCTGGCGTTCGGCTTCCGGCCGGCGGACCCCACCGTGCCGCTGAAGACGCCGGACGCGGACAACCCGTTCACCCGGTTGGCGGCGCAGGGCATCCGCGTGGACGTGCCGCCCGCGGCGGACGTGCCGGACGCGTCCGTGCTGCGCACGCTGCTGGAGCTGTGGACGCGCATGGGTGTGGGGCGCTGA
- a CDS encoding FruA-associating protein, FapA, which produces MHPAALDLNQIEPTPQVMNWLRMRASQWLMKAQQDFNTALFARDGSEASFDRYADARSELDSAEAWALRVAEFVAQAR; this is translated from the coding sequence ATGCACCCCGCGGCGCTGGATCTGAACCAGATCGAGCCCACGCCACAGGTGATGAACTGGCTGCGCATGCGCGCGAGCCAGTGGCTCATGAAGGCGCAGCAGGACTTCAACACCGCGCTCTTCGCTCGGGACGGCTCGGAGGCGTCGTTCGACCGCTACGCCGACGCCCGCTCGGAGCTGGACTCCGCGGAGGCCTGGGCGCTGCGCGTCGCGGAGTTCGTGGCGCAGGCGCGCTAG
- a CDS encoding aldo/keto reductase: protein MIQRPLGNSGLTVSALGFGAGPVGSEALSDAGAEALLHGVLDAGITLIDTAPSYGVSEERIGRFLGARRREFVLSTKCGYGVPGVEDWTPECITRGVDLALQRLRTEVIDVLHFHSCPPDVLHRPGLIEALTRAVQAGKVRAAAYSGDNAGLDAALETGAFAVVQTSVNLFDQRALDHGVAKARERGVGVIAKRPLANAPWRFPGRPHAHDVGEYWDRMQRMALQTDGLDWPELALRFTAFAPGVATCIVGTTRLDNLRANARTLEQGPLPESTFQGIRDAFHRQGQGWEGVI, encoded by the coding sequence ATGATTCAACGTCCCCTGGGCAACAGCGGCCTCACGGTGTCCGCGCTCGGCTTCGGCGCGGGGCCCGTGGGCAGTGAGGCATTGAGCGACGCCGGCGCGGAGGCCCTGCTCCACGGCGTGCTGGACGCGGGCATCACGCTCATCGACACCGCGCCCAGCTATGGCGTGTCCGAGGAGCGCATCGGCAGGTTCCTCGGCGCGCGCCGCCGGGAGTTCGTGCTGTCCACCAAGTGCGGCTACGGCGTGCCCGGCGTGGAGGACTGGACGCCCGAGTGCATCACGCGCGGCGTGGACCTGGCCCTCCAGCGGCTGCGCACGGAGGTGATTGACGTGCTGCACTTCCACTCGTGCCCGCCGGACGTGCTGCACCGCCCGGGGCTCATTGAAGCGCTGACGCGCGCGGTGCAGGCGGGCAAGGTGCGCGCCGCCGCGTACTCCGGCGACAACGCCGGGCTGGACGCCGCGCTGGAGACGGGCGCGTTCGCCGTGGTGCAGACGTCCGTGAACCTCTTCGACCAGCGCGCGCTGGACCACGGCGTGGCGAAGGCCCGCGAGCGCGGCGTGGGCGTCATCGCCAAGCGGCCCCTGGCCAACGCGCCCTGGCGCTTCCCGGGCCGCCCCCACGCGCACGACGTGGGCGAGTACTGGGACCGCATGCAGCGCATGGCCCTCCAGACGGACGGCCTGGACTGGCCGGAGCTGGCGCTGCGCTTCACCGCGTTCGCGCCGGGCGTCGCCACCTGCATCGTGGGCACGACGCGGCTGGACAACCTCCGCGCCAATGCTCGCACCCTGGAGCAGGGCCCCCTTCCCGAGTCCACCTTTCAGGGCATCCGGGATGCCTTCCACCGCCAGGGGCAGGGTTGGGAAGGCGTCATCTGA